AAATCCTCCGCCAACAAACGCAATTACTCGCCCACCAAAGAATCTATACCCAATTTGCCCACCTAAAGAAAAATTATATAATCCATTTTTATTTTCACGACCTGCGCTCCCATCAATCCACGCATTAAGAAGCAAGTTTTTTTGCTCTGTGAGTATCAAGCCTCGTTTTAAGCCAAAAAGCATTGCATTGCGAGTGCTTTTATAATCTTGTAACACTTCATTGCTTTGCACACCTGTGATAGTAGAATGCAACCAACCAATATTGAGACTTCCAAAACTATGAGAGGAAACAGGTGCTGGAGTAAAATCAATACCCCATACCAAACTCAAATTGATGACATTTAGAATAATGAGATTCTGTAATAATTTCAATATTTACCCCCAAATGCTATCTGTGTAGGGTTGACTTTTATCAATATTATCATATCGCCTATTACTTTTATTCCCTTTACTACCCCGCGCATTGTTTTTAGTAACATTGCGTGTATTCCCTGTAAATTTTTTATTAGATTTTTTAGGTTGCTCACTTTCATAGCTTTCTTCTAGCTTAGCTATTTGTTCTTTACTCAAACCAATTTTAAATGTGCTGTTTTTTTCTAAATGCAGTGAAATAAGTTTAAGGCAAAGCTGCGTAGTATCTATTTTGTCTTTGAGTTTTTCATAAATAGCCACCGATTTATCGTTAATCTTTATGTGTGAAAGTTCTTGTGAAAATGCGTCATCACTATATTCTTGCGCTATTTCACAAAGTTTGAGTTTAGCTTTAGTAATTTGCTTAATCTTACTTAAATCTTTATATTCAAGCGGTGTGGCAAGGGTAACTGCCACCCCCTTTTTACCTGCGCGTCCTGTGCGTCCTATGCGATGCACATAGCTCTCTGGATTGAGCGGTATATGATAATTAAACACGTGACTTACATCACTTATGTCTAATCCACGAGATGCAACATCGGTGGCAACAAGAATTTCAATTTTATTTTCTCTAAAAGCTTTAATCGCTTCTCGTCTATCCCACTGCTCCATATCTCCGTGCAAGGCTATGGCTTTAAATCCACGATTTGCAAGTCTTATAGCTAACGCATCAGCCTCTTTTTTCATACGCGTAAAAATAATGCTTTTTGTAGGGTTTTGTGTTTCAATTAAGCGCACGATCGCTTCATCACGTTCACCCTCATTGATAATATAATACTGCTGTTCAATATCTTGATTTGTAACATCTGTGGGAGTAATTTTTACAAAAGCAGGTTCATTAAGTATTTTCATTGCTAAAGCTTTAATAGGCTCTGGCATAGTAGCTGAAAAAAGTAAAGTCTGACGCGTATTGGGCAAAAATTTGAAAATTTCCTCAATATCATCTAAAAAGCCCATATCAAGCATTTCATCACTCTCATCAAGCACAACAATTTGAGGTGAAAAATGCGCGATTCTACCATTTTGCAAGTGATCAAGTAACCTCCCGGGTGTAGCCACCATTGCTTTAGGTTTTTTTTCAAGTAAATCACATTGCCGTTTAATACTCTGTCCTCCATACATACAAATCGTCCTAATTCGCCCAAACCGCCCTAATTTAAGAATCTCTTCGCTAATTTGCATAGCAAGTTCTCTTGTAGGAGTGATAATAAGTGCTTCAATGTCTTTATTGCGATTTAAGGCATTAAGAATAGGTATAGCAAACGCAGCTGTTTTGCCCGTACCTGTTTGAGCCTGTGCAATGAGGTCTTTGCCTTGTAAAATAATGGGTATGCTTTGAGCTTGCACTGGACTAGGTGTACTAAATCCTGCTTCTTTAATACCCTTTAATACAAAATCTTTAAGCCCAAATGTATCAAAACTTTGTTCATTTTGTTTATGTTTTAATTTTAACCCTTGTTTCGCTACTGCACTTGGGGACTCTTCTGATTGTTGCGTGCGAGAATCGTTATCCATTCATTTTGCCTTGCATAAGTGAAGTATCCCAATTTTTATTGATTTGGAATTTTAAAGCCCGATTATAACAGATTTTTGCTCTTTTAAAATTGAAATTTACAAAAATATTATTGCACTTAGA
This DNA window, taken from Helicobacter sp. MIT 21-1697, encodes the following:
- a CDS encoding DEAD/DEAH box helicase, translated to MDNDSRTQQSEESPSAVAKQGLKLKHKQNEQSFDTFGLKDFVLKGIKEAGFSTPSPVQAQSIPIILQGKDLIAQAQTGTGKTAAFAIPILNALNRNKDIEALIITPTRELAMQISEEILKLGRFGRIRTICMYGGQSIKRQCDLLEKKPKAMVATPGRLLDHLQNGRIAHFSPQIVVLDESDEMLDMGFLDDIEEIFKFLPNTRQTLLFSATMPEPIKALAMKILNEPAFVKITPTDVTNQDIEQQYYIINEGERDEAIVRLIETQNPTKSIIFTRMKKEADALAIRLANRGFKAIALHGDMEQWDRREAIKAFRENKIEILVATDVASRGLDISDVSHVFNYHIPLNPESYVHRIGRTGRAGKKGVAVTLATPLEYKDLSKIKQITKAKLKLCEIAQEYSDDAFSQELSHIKINDKSVAIYEKLKDKIDTTQLCLKLISLHLEKNSTFKIGLSKEQIAKLEESYESEQPKKSNKKFTGNTRNVTKNNARGSKGNKSNRRYDNIDKSQPYTDSIWG